One genomic segment of Helianthus annuus cultivar XRQ/B chromosome 14, HanXRQr2.0-SUNRISE, whole genome shotgun sequence includes these proteins:
- the LOC110908320 gene encoding BTB/POZ and MATH domain-containing protein 4 has product MTDHEKPTINTSPTSSRSVTQTINGSHHFVIQGYSLAKGMGIGKHIAGDNFTIGGYQWAIYFYPDGKNPEDNSNYVSVFIALASEGTDVRALFELTLVDQSGKGKHKVHSHFDRALESGPYTLKYRGSMWGYKRFFKRALLETSDYLKDDCLKINCTVGVVVSAVDCPRLQHSIKVPESDLGSHFGTLLDNMEGSDVVFHVAGEKFHAHKLVLAARSPVFRSVFFTQDAQKHHEIELTDMEPQVFKAMLHFIYRDTLMKDELVTSSSFSESDSLTAKLLAAADKYDLVRLRRMCESHLCKDITVNSVGRALALADRYHATELKAVCLRYAAENLAAVMRSDGFEYLKENCPRLQSELLKTVAGCDDDCSSSGGGKSRSVCGQLSDGGDTNGRRVRQRMWTLGDS; this is encoded by the exons ATGACCGATCACGAAAAACCCACCATCAACACCTCCCCAACAAGCTCCCGATCCGTAACCCAAACCATAAACGGGTCACACCATTTCGTCATTCAAGGCTATTCGTTAGCGAAAGGTATGGGGATCGGGAAACACATAGCGGGAGATAATTTCACTATCGGAGGGTACCAATGGGCGATATACTTCTACCCGGATGGGAAGAACCCGGAGGACAATTCAAATTATGTTTCGGTGTTCATTGCGCTTGCGAGTGAGGGGACGGATGTGCGGGCGTTGTTTGAGTTGACTCTGGTGGATCAGAGTGGGAAAGGGAAGCATAAGGTGCATAGTCATTTTGATCGGGCGTTGGAGAGCGGTCCGTATACGTTGAAGTATCGGGGTAGTATGTG GGGATACAAGCGTTTTTTCAAGCGGGCATTGCTAGAAACTTCAGATTATCTCAAGGACGACTGCTTGAAGATTAACTGTACTGTCGGAGTCGTGGTTTCCGCAGTAGATTGTCCTAGGTTACAACACTCGATCAAAGTACCTGAGTCTGACCTCGGATCACATTTCGGTACGTTACTCGATAACATGGAAGGTTCAGACGTCGTCTTCCATGTGGCTGGAGAAAAGTTTCATGCCCATAAGTTGGTGTTAGCCGCTCGATCCCCCGTATTTCGGTCTGTATTCTTTACACAAGATGCACAGAAGCATCATGAGATTGAGCTTACTGACATGGAACCACAAGTTTTCAAG GCTATGCTACATTTCATATACAGAGACACACTTATGAAAGATGAGTTAGTGACATCTAGCTCGTTCTCTGAATCCGATTCGTTAACAGCCAAGTTGTTGGCTGCTGCCGATAAGTATGATTTGGTCAGACTTAGACGGATGTGCGAGTCTCACCTCTGTAAAGATATAACCGTAAACTCCGTTGGTAGAGCTCTCGCACTGGCCGATCGTTATCATGCCACTGAATTGAAAGCTGTTTGCTTAAGATACGCTGCTGAAAATCTTGCAG CGGTTATGAGATCAGACGGGTTTGAATATCTGAAAGAGAACTGCCCTCGGTTGCAGTCTGAACTTTTAAAGACGGTTGCGGGGTGTGATGATGACTGTAGTAGTAGCGGTGGTGGCAAGTCAAGAAGTGTTTGTGGTCAACTTTCAGACGGTGGAGATACAAATGGCAGGAGGGTCAGGCAGAGGATGTGGACTTTAGGAGATTCTTGA